The Exiguobacterium sp. BMC-KP genome has a segment encoding these proteins:
- the rpoC gene encoding DNA-directed RNA polymerase subunit beta', giving the protein MVDVNRFEYMQIGLASPEKIRSWSFGEVKKPETINYRTLKPEKDGLFCERIFGPTKDWECYCGKYKRIRYKGIICDRCGVEVTKSKVRRERMGHIELAAPVSHIWYFKGIPSRMGLVLDMSPRALEEIIYFASYVVTDPGESTLEKKQLLSEKEYRAYREKFGRSFTAEMGAEAVRKLLRDVELDKEVAGLREELRMIQGQRRTRAIKRLEVLDAFRNSGNNPEWMVLEVLPVIPPELRPMVQLDGGRFATSDLNDLYRRVINRNNRLKRLLDLGAPNIIVQNEKRMLQEAVDALIDNGRRGRPVTGPGNRPLKSLSHMLKGKQGRFRQNLLGKRVDYSGRSVIVVGPNLKMYQCGLPKEMALELFKPFVMKELVSRGIAPNIKSAKRKIERVQPEIWDVLEEVIREHPVLLNRAPTLHRLGIQAFEPTLVEGRAIRLHPLVCTAYNADFDGDQMAVHVPLSAEAQAEARLLMLAAQNILNPKDGKPVVTPSQDMVLGNYYLTLERENAIGEGKIFSTVNEALIAYQNGYAHFHTRVAIPAGVLKNPTFTEEQNEKLLITTVGKLIFNEILPTTFPYLNEPTMTNLQEATPDTYFLEKGTDVAAELKNRPIIDPFKKGFLGNVIAEVFKRFETTETSRMLDRMKNLGFKHSTRAGITVGIADIIVLPDKQEILVEAQDNVDRVMKSYRRGLITEDERYERVVKSWNDAKDEIQSRLMKSLNRLNPIFMMSDSGARGNASNFTQLAGMRGLMAAPSGRIIELPIKSSFREGLTVQEYFISTHGARKGLADTALKTADSGYLTRRLVDVAQDVIIREDDCGTDRGIRVTALREGTEEIESLYDRLVGRTAFENVVHPETGEVLVSTNELIDEDIARVITDAGVDNVEIRTAFTCNTSHGVCKKCYGRNLATGNDVEVGEAVGIIAAQSIGEPGTQLTMRTFHTGGVAGDDITQGLPRIQELFEARNPKGQAVISEIDGQVIDFTESRDKRELTVQGLSETRTYTIPFGSRLRVQLGDEVKAGQVFTEGSIDPKELLNVKGVSGVQNYLLQEVQKVYRMQGVEIGDKHVEVMVRQMIRRVRVIESGETSLLPGSLVDISTFKEACKEALRNGKALASAKPVLLGITKASLETDSFLSAASFQETTRVLTDAAIKGKSDYLRGLKENVIIGKLVPAGTGMARYRQIDLEVAGEAPVEADSPVE; this is encoded by the coding sequence TTGGTAGATGTTAATAGATTTGAATATATGCAAATCGGCCTCGCTTCCCCCGAAAAGATCCGTTCATGGTCTTTCGGGGAAGTGAAAAAGCCGGAGACGATCAACTATCGTACACTCAAACCGGAGAAAGACGGTTTGTTCTGTGAACGTATCTTTGGTCCAACAAAAGACTGGGAATGTTACTGTGGTAAATACAAACGGATCCGCTATAAAGGAATCATTTGTGACCGCTGTGGCGTTGAAGTCACGAAGTCGAAAGTCCGTCGTGAGCGCATGGGTCACATCGAGCTCGCAGCACCGGTTTCGCACATCTGGTACTTCAAAGGAATTCCTAGCCGTATGGGACTCGTCCTTGACATGTCACCGCGTGCGTTAGAAGAGATCATCTACTTCGCGTCGTACGTCGTCACAGATCCAGGCGAATCGACACTGGAGAAGAAACAACTCCTTTCAGAAAAAGAATACCGTGCCTATCGTGAGAAGTTCGGTCGTTCGTTCACTGCTGAAATGGGTGCGGAAGCAGTTCGTAAATTGCTCCGTGACGTGGAACTTGATAAAGAAGTCGCTGGATTACGTGAAGAGCTTCGTATGATTCAAGGACAACGTCGTACTCGTGCGATTAAACGCCTTGAAGTCCTCGATGCTTTCCGTAACTCGGGCAACAATCCAGAATGGATGGTTCTCGAAGTACTTCCAGTCATCCCACCGGAACTTCGTCCGATGGTTCAACTCGATGGCGGACGTTTCGCAACGTCTGACTTGAACGACTTGTACCGCCGCGTCATCAACCGTAACAACCGTCTCAAGCGTCTTCTTGACCTTGGTGCTCCGAACATCATCGTTCAGAATGAAAAACGGATGCTTCAAGAAGCAGTCGATGCCTTGATCGATAACGGTCGTCGCGGTCGTCCCGTTACAGGACCAGGTAACCGTCCACTTAAATCACTTTCACACATGTTGAAAGGGAAACAAGGACGTTTCCGTCAAAACTTACTCGGTAAACGTGTCGACTACTCTGGTCGTTCGGTTATCGTCGTTGGTCCAAACTTGAAGATGTATCAATGTGGTCTTCCAAAAGAAATGGCACTTGAACTCTTCAAACCGTTCGTCATGAAAGAACTCGTCTCTCGTGGCATCGCACCGAACATCAAGAGTGCGAAACGGAAAATCGAGCGTGTTCAACCTGAAATCTGGGATGTCCTCGAAGAAGTCATCCGTGAGCATCCGGTTCTCTTGAACCGTGCACCGACACTTCACCGTCTCGGTATCCAGGCGTTCGAACCAACGCTCGTCGAAGGACGCGCGATTCGCCTTCACCCACTCGTATGTACGGCATATAACGCCGATTTCGATGGTGACCAAATGGCGGTTCACGTACCACTTTCGGCAGAAGCTCAAGCAGAAGCACGTCTTCTCATGCTCGCTGCACAAAACATCTTGAACCCGAAAGACGGTAAACCTGTTGTTACACCATCGCAGGATATGGTCCTCGGTAACTACTACCTCACGCTCGAGCGCGAAAACGCAATCGGCGAAGGTAAAATCTTCTCGACAGTGAATGAAGCGCTCATCGCTTACCAAAACGGTTATGCGCACTTCCATACACGTGTTGCGATTCCAGCCGGCGTTCTGAAGAACCCGACATTCACAGAAGAGCAAAACGAGAAATTATTGATTACAACAGTCGGTAAGTTGATCTTCAACGAGATCCTCCCAACGACGTTCCCTTACTTGAACGAACCAACGATGACGAACCTTCAAGAAGCGACGCCAGACACATACTTCCTTGAAAAAGGAACAGATGTCGCGGCAGAACTGAAGAATCGTCCAATCATCGATCCGTTCAAAAAAGGATTCCTTGGAAATGTCATCGCGGAAGTCTTCAAACGGTTTGAGACGACAGAAACAAGCCGCATGCTCGACCGCATGAAAAACCTTGGATTCAAACACTCGACTCGTGCCGGTATTACGGTAGGGATCGCGGACATCATCGTTCTTCCGGACAAACAAGAAATTCTTGTTGAAGCGCAAGACAATGTCGACCGCGTCATGAAATCGTACCGTCGTGGTCTCATCACAGAAGACGAGCGCTATGAGCGCGTCGTTAAATCGTGGAATGATGCGAAGGATGAAATTCAGTCTCGTCTGATGAAATCCCTTAACCGTCTGAACCCGATCTTCATGATGAGTGACTCCGGTGCCCGTGGTAACGCGTCGAACTTCACGCAGCTCGCTGGTATGCGTGGACTCATGGCCGCTCCAAGTGGACGGATCATCGAGCTCCCGATCAAATCATCGTTCCGTGAGGGTCTAACGGTACAGGAATACTTCATCTCGACACACGGTGCGCGTAAAGGTCTTGCCGATACAGCCCTGAAAACGGCTGACTCAGGTTACCTGACTCGTCGTCTCGTTGACGTCGCTCAAGACGTCATCATCCGTGAAGACGATTGTGGAACGGATCGTGGTATCCGTGTCACTGCACTCCGTGAAGGAACGGAAGAAATCGAAAGTCTCTACGACCGCCTCGTCGGCCGTACTGCATTCGAAAACGTCGTTCATCCAGAAACAGGAGAAGTCCTCGTTTCAACGAACGAACTCATCGATGAAGACATCGCTCGTGTCATCACTGACGCTGGTGTCGACAACGTTGAGATCCGTACTGCCTTCACATGTAACACAAGCCATGGTGTCTGTAAGAAATGTTACGGACGCAACTTGGCAACAGGCAACGACGTCGAAGTCGGCGAAGCTGTCGGTATCATTGCGGCACAATCAATCGGTGAGCCAGGAACGCAGCTTACGATGCGTACCTTCCACACAGGTGGGGTTGCCGGGGATGATATCACACAAGGTCTTCCGCGTATCCAAGAGTTGTTCGAAGCGCGTAACCCGAAAGGTCAAGCGGTCATCTCGGAAATCGATGGTCAAGTCATCGACTTCACGGAATCGCGTGACAAACGTGAATTGACGGTCCAAGGACTCAGCGAAACACGCACATACACGATCCCATTCGGTTCGCGTCTACGTGTTCAGCTCGGGGACGAGGTCAAAGCTGGTCAAGTCTTCACAGAAGGTTCGATCGATCCGAAAGAACTCTTGAACGTTAAAGGTGTATCCGGCGTTCAGAACTACTTGCTCCAAGAAGTTCAAAAAGTATACCGGATGCAAGGGGTTGAGATCGGTGACAAACACGTCGAGGTCATGGTTCGTCAAATGATCCGTCGCGTACGTGTCATCGAGTCTGGTGAGACTTCACTCTTACCAGGTTCGCTCGTCGATATCAGCACGTT